The DNA segment CTTGAAACAAACCTTGAGTTAACATTTTTTTTACAAATTCATCACCACAAGCGGTAATTAATAACTTTGCATTGGCTGGATCGGGGATATGTAAGAGTAGTTCTGCAAATAACTGTACGGAATCACTCTTTTTAAGCAAATAGGCCATTTGCTTAAATGATACTGGATTGAAAAAAAAATCCCGGTAATTTGCTGGGAGAACTTTTATCACCTTCAATAAGCTTTGCGTGTTCTTAATAAAGTGACTATGCAATAATGCAATCGATGTCGATAAATGCTCACTCTCAAGCCTATGCGGGACAAGCTCAGACCATCGGTTTCCCTGAATCAATTCTAATAATGGCTTTCTTTGGTTATCCAGCCACAACCAGGTTAATGCAATCTCTGGCGAAAATTCATGATACTCAAGCGTGCGCCCTGCATGAAATAGATTTTTAACTTCATAGCCTCTAATTAAGTTTCTATCTATCAAACGTTGCGCTACCGTTATCTTAAGCGCATTCACTCCTTTTAATTGGCCCTCATCATCAAATATCTCATTTAAATCTACTTTATTTGTTTTAAACCAAGTATCTTCACCCAAGATATTCAGCTTACTTAAAATAAGATTTGACTTTTCTACAAACCCATTCTCGGTAGAAATAATGGTAGTGAAACTTTCATGAAATTTCCCACTCAAATAATTGATAAAACCTTTGGCATTGATATGCTGCTCCATGTCCTTAATATAAGCATCAGTAATAACTCTTTTATCTGATGCTGGTAAGCGATTACCTAATTCGCTCGCACCTTGATCCTGTTCTATTGAAATAGGAAATCCATGGAATTTAGCTTGCATCAATAAGTAATTATTCGCATGAAATAAATTGTGTTCAACAGCGCTATTGGATGCTTTGCAAATAAGTACTTGATAAGTATCCGGCCCCCCGAAAGGACGTCTCGCAGCAACACTACTTGCTGTCTCTCGGCTATAGGAACGTAACCATTGCTTAATCTGGATATCTCCATCTAAATTCTCCTGTAATTGTGAAGCCGCACTAGCCAGTCGCGAGTAACAACCGGCAATACAATGTTCTAACTCCTTATCTGCCATTAAACTGACCATAATCTGTTGCCGCTCTTCCAATTTAATCAACGGTTCACCCAATAACACCGCTATCTTTTCAACTAGTCGTTTTCCATCTCCATACAGTAAAGTCATTCCATCACTGGGCTGCTCAAGTTTTTTTAAAAAAACTGTTAGACTTTCAACACCATCAATTTGATTCCTAATTCCCCAAAATCGAATATGGTTTACACTGCGACTTAACTCGGACTGCAATACTTTAAATTGCTGACTATGTAATAAGCTTCCTTCTTGATAAACAAATTGATTTAAAGCACTAAAAGTATTTCTACCTTGATAATAAGTCGGTGTTCGCGTTTCGGATAAATGCGGATAAAGTTCTTGCTTAATTAATTGATCAAATGCATTTAAATTCTGATTAGCAAGATTCATCTCGCTCCATGATATTTGATCCAATGCAAAAAAAGCCTCGGTTAATAAATGATCTTTCGGCATAAGACATCCTTTTCTTATAAATTATTAATTGTTTTTTAAAAAATAAATTATTAATTTCCATAACTAAAAATAATTAATTTTTAACTTAGTAAATCATAACTGAGCCTGCTATTACTAGTAGCTATTTAAATTCAAATTTTTTTTGAGCACTACTTCTACTACCTGATAAAATAGAAAAATAAAATTAAAGTGAAATGGAAAATCGTAGTCCCAGTGCATTTTCTTTTTGCTCCAAGTCCATCGACAGGCATCGGTAAATGTGAAAATGTAATCGATATTCTTAAGCAAATAGGTATTTTTTGAACCACATATACTTTTTTTGTGGTACCTTTATAGCCTTGACAGGACTGTAAATTATGCCCTTTGGCTTAATATCCAAAAATTAAAACAATTATTCCTTTCGTAGATAAATATTATGCAAAGAACACTACTAAAATCAAAGTTGCATCAACCAAAAGTCACTGCAGCCGATCTCAATTATGAGGGTTCATTTAGCATTGATGCTGAAATCATGGAAATATGCAATATCGTTGTGCATGAACAAATACATGTTTACAACATTACTAATGGTCAACGTTATGTAACCTATGCCATTCCAGCACCGAGTGGATCAAGAATTATGTGTGCAAACGGCGCCTGCGCACGACTCACCGCTGTCGGTGATCGCGTTATCATTTGCACCTATGTACAACTCCAGGAAAGCCAGTTAGCAACTTTCAAACCCATCATCGCCCTGCTCAATGAAAATAACGATTATAAACTTTCACCTTAAGCTTTTGCGATTGAAAGTACCGAGGTTTTTTACCTATTAAAATAAATCCAAGCTATTCATCAGACAACGAATGGCTTAAAATAGACCTATCAAGATAATCAGAGGTATCAAGCATGTCTGTACCGCTGCCCCAACAATATACTTGCCCCATGCATCCTGAAATTATTCGCGATCAACTGGGCAGCTGTCCGATTTGTGGTATGTCTTTAGAACCTCGAATCATCTCAGCCAAAATGACTCGGCATATTTGCCATCATGAACTGGATGACTTGTTAAAACGCTTTTGGCTGAGTGTTATATTAACACTGCCGATTTTATTTTTGACCATGGGACTACATATCCCTGGAATTAAGTCGATTATAGCCTCCATTCCAGACGTATTTTCTTCTTGGTCACAATTCATTTTAGCCAGTATCGTCATTCTCTGGTGTGGCTACCCTCTTCTAAAAAAAGCTTGTTTTTCTATTAGGTATCGGCATTTGAATATGTTTACGCTGATTGGTTTAGGAATCAGCGTAGCGTATGTGTACAGTATTATTGGTTTGTTATTTCCAAATCTATTTCCAGCGGCATTTCAATCGGCGACGGGTCAAGCTAATCTTTATTTTGAAACAGCTAGTGTGATAACCGCTTTAGTATTGATGGGACAAGTTTTAGAGTTAAAAGGCAGAGAACAAACCGGCGGTGCTTTACGTGCATTACTTGATTTATCACCAAAAACGGCACGAAAAATAAAAAATCAAACTGAAGAGAAAATTCCTTTAGATGAAATTCAAATAAATGACGAATTAAGAGTACGACCAGGAGAAAAAATTCCTACCGACGGTGAAGTTATTCTAGGCCATAGTTCAGTTAATGAATCAATGATTACGGGTGAAGCCATTCCGATTGAAAAACAAATCGGATCAAAAATAATCGGCGGTACTTTAAATATTTCTGGAAGTTTTGTCATGCGAGCACTGCACATTGGCAAGGAAACTATGTTAGCCCAAATTGTCCAATTAGTTTCTGAAGCGCAACGTTCAAAAGCACCTATTCAACGACTAGCCGATCAAACGGCAAGTTATTTTGTCCCTTGTGTATTGGTTATTGCGCTCATCACTTTTGTTATTTGGTCTATTTGGGGTCCCAATCCCGCCATGACTTATGGTTTAATCTCTGCCATTTCAGTGTTAATTATTGCTTGTCCTTGCGCCTTAGGTTTAGCAACCCCGATGTCGATTACCGTCGGTATGGGCATCGGTGCAAAAGCAGGAATTTTAATAAAAAACGCTGAAAATTTAGAACGCTTTGAAAAAGTGAACGCAATCGTTGTTGATAAAACGGGTACGCTTACCTTAGGGAAACCCATGGTCAACCACATTATTGCTGCATCAGGCTTTAGCGAAATAGATATTTTATTAATAGCAGCCAGTTTAGAAAGACATAGTGAACATCCTCTTGCTGACGCCATAATTAATGCCGCTGAAAAAGAACAGCTGCATTTAGAAGAAATTGAAAATTTTACTGCAGAAATCGGTAAAGGAATCACCGCTGTTTGGCAAGGTAAATCGATTGCTTTAGGTAATTTAAAGTTATGTCATGATCTGAAAGTATCCACTGTTTCTTTAGAAGAAAAAGCTAAAAAACTGTGTCAATCAGGCGAAACAGTCATGTATTTACTAATTGAAAAGCAATTGGCTGGATTAATCAGTGTCAGCGACCCAATTAAAGAGTCAACCCTACCCGCACTAAAAAATTTAAAAAAACAAGGTTTAGTGATTGTGATGGTAACAGGTGACAATCGAATAACTGCTAATGCAATTGCAAAAAAATTAGCTATCAATCAAGTAGAAGCTGAAGTACTCCCTTCGCAAAAAAGCATCATTGTGCAACGTTTACAAAAACAAGGTTATATCGTAGCGATGGCTGGAGACGGAATTAATGACGCTCCTGCTTTAGCACAAGCCGACATCGGTATCGCCATGGGAACAGGAACCGATGTCGCTATCCAAAATGCGGGTGTTACTTTAATTAAAGGCGATTTGATGGGAATAGTCCGCGCGCAACAACTCAGTAAACAAGTCATGAGAAATATTCGCGAAAATTTATTTCTAGCTTTTATTTATAATATTTTCTGTATCCCTATCGCCGCAGGTGTTTTATATGTCTGGAGTGGGCGCTTACTTGATCCCATGCTTGCAGCCTTGGCAATGAGCTTAAGTTCAGTTTCAGTCATTGGGAATTCTTTACGATTACGCACCTTAAAAATAATTCAATAAAAATTAGATTTACATTAAAAAACTTGACATAATACCCACCCATTTAAATATGAACTTGAAAGTTTCGCTAAATAAAGTACCAATAGCATATAACGAGAGGGTGTGTTCACGTTCAATTTTTAACAAGGAAGAAATATGGTTTTACCTCTTACAAAAAAACAAAACGATTTTTCAGAAACTTCTCAACTCTATCAATATTTTATTTCTCCGAAACACACATTCCGAAATAAGTTTCAAGATGGATTAAATCAATTAAATTTAAATCCATTGGAAATTGGCCTTGCACTCGCTAACATTCGTGATAAAGCTATTCTTAATCTAGAAAATTTCTCTCTTATCCTGATGCATCGCTCACCTATTGAAATAGCCTCAGGCTTAATTCAACTGCATAATTCGAATCTTTTAAATATTGAAAATAAAAAAGCTTTAGCAAGGCATATCAGTCCAACAGGAATTGCCTTAGTATTACGTTTACTTCAAAGTGTGAAATTATTATCCGCAGAGAATAGAAGTGCTATTCAATTAAAAAATGATCTGCATTCAATAGCCAGCGTGCTCTTTAAACTTTTTGATGCCGAACTTTTTACACAGGAAAATTTTGATAGAGTTTTAACTCATTCCAATCTAAAACCTATAATTAATAGGCTAAGCGAATTTAATCGACAAAATAGTTTGACGCAAAAAATGTTTGAGCAACTAATGCGTTCACAACAACAAAAAATTTCATTCTCCAATGATCTAAACGAATTAAGAACAATAACGATTTTACCCAAACAAATTTCGAATGTATCGTTTTATCCTTGCCGCGCAAACTTCTTTTCGGTTCTTAAACACCAACATAACACCGAATCACCTAGTAAAACGGTAGAATATAATAGACAAATTTGTAAACATTAAACTTGTTTTTTATTATTGCTTTCTCGGTTTCATGAAGGCAGGAGTTTCGCATCTATAAAAAAACCTTCACACTAGGAGGGTAAAAAAAACCGCTAAGGAAAGAAGATGTCGGAGTTCAAATATATGAAAAAGGTTATAGAGCACTAAGGTTACCGTAATGATTGAGCTTGTTGAGAAATCTCTGCAGGAAGCGAGTTATTCTCAGTTTCAAGTTCACAGAAAGTTGCAAACAATTGACCCAATCTACCATTTTTTAAAGCAGGATAAAGTTTTTTCAAGCTTAATAAATGATCGATGGTGCCTGACTTTTCTAACGTTGTTTTTAACTCTCGCGCGGCCACTTCTTTTTCATCTGTAGAATAACCAAAATTACATCCAAAAAATTTCGTAAGATGAGTGATATGTTGCTCTTTTCTCCTTGCGAGATCAGCCAAGTATTTGTTTAATAGTAGGGTAGCAAGCAAAGGTTTCCAACCTGTATCTTTTTGTAAAAACATTTGTGTCAGCGTATCCTGTTTGAACAGAGGTTGAGCTATAAATTGCTGATCGATAAATTCTCGAATCGATTGTATCACCTCGGGATTGGTTTGCTCAGATGCTGCTAGCCTTTGTATCACTGAGTATGAGACAGAACTACAACTACCTTCCAAAAAGATTTGCAGTATTGTTCTGTTACCCAGTTGAGCGATCGATTCTAGTAAGAGCTTTATGGCCTTAGGTTGATAAAGTGCCGCTAGCGTCAGTGAATTGCCTACTACGTAACTTTTTTGCAAAAATATTTGCCGTCTTGTTTCTTCATCAAGTGAAGCTATCAACTCCAATAAGGGTTTCACAGCTTTGGGTTGATAATGTGCCGCTTTCATTAGTAAGTTTGAATCATCATCAAAATCATTTTCCAAAAGTAATTGTCGTTTTGCTTGTTCATCCAGTTGACTTATCAATTTTATCAGGGACTCCATCGCTTCTGGTTGGTTCTGTGCTACTGTGTGCAGTGTTTTCCTTCTGCCAATATTGGATTTCAAAAGTATTTTTAGTATTGATTTCTGATCAAATTGAGCGATCGATTTCAGTAGGATCTTTGTCGTCTCAGTTTGTTTAGTATTTTCTGCTGATATTAGTAAATTCCAAACTGAATACCAATCATTAGTATTCCTCCCCCCTCCAAAATTGCCATCTTGCTTGTTTATTAAATTGAGCAAATGATTCGAGCAAAGGTTTCACCGCTTCGGGTTGATAACATGCCGCTAGCATCAGTAAGTTCAAACCCTCAGTAGTTTTTTGCAAAAGGAGTTGCCGTCTTGCTTCTTCATCCAGTAGAGCGATTGACTCGAGTAAGGGTTTCACAGCTTCGGGTTGATAACGTGCCGCTAGCATCAGTGAATTGATGCCCCAAGAATCTTGTTTTGAATACATATTTTCCAGTATCTTATTATCAAACTGACTACGATATTGCTTCATCAATTCTATAAGATAGGTTACTGAGTTTGACTGATTACGAGCAGCCCACA comes from the Rickettsiella endosymbiont of Rhagonycha lignosa genome and includes:
- a CDS encoding copper-translocating P-type ATPase is translated as MSVPLPQQYTCPMHPEIIRDQLGSCPICGMSLEPRIISAKMTRHICHHELDDLLKRFWLSVILTLPILFLTMGLHIPGIKSIIASIPDVFSSWSQFILASIVILWCGYPLLKKACFSIRYRHLNMFTLIGLGISVAYVYSIIGLLFPNLFPAAFQSATGQANLYFETASVITALVLMGQVLELKGREQTGGALRALLDLSPKTARKIKNQTEEKIPLDEIQINDELRVRPGEKIPTDGEVILGHSSVNESMITGEAIPIEKQIGSKIIGGTLNISGSFVMRALHIGKETMLAQIVQLVSEAQRSKAPIQRLADQTASYFVPCVLVIALITFVIWSIWGPNPAMTYGLISAISVLIIACPCALGLATPMSITVGMGIGAKAGILIKNAENLERFEKVNAIVVDKTGTLTLGKPMVNHIIAASGFSEIDILLIAASLERHSEHPLADAIINAAEKEQLHLEEIENFTAEIGKGITAVWQGKSIALGNLKLCHDLKVSTVSLEEKAKKLCQSGETVMYLLIEKQLAGLISVSDPIKESTLPALKNLKKQGLVIVMVTGDNRITANAIAKKLAINQVEAEVLPSQKSIIVQRLQKQGYIVAMAGDGINDAPALAQADIGIAMGTGTDVAIQNAGVTLIKGDLMGIVRAQQLSKQVMRNIRENLFLAFIYNIFCIPIAAGVLYVWSGRLLDPMLAALAMSLSSVSVIGNSLRLRTLKIIQ
- the panD gene encoding aspartate 1-decarboxylase, producing the protein MQRTLLKSKLHQPKVTAADLNYEGSFSIDAEIMEICNIVVHEQIHVYNITNGQRYVTYAIPAPSGSRIMCANGACARLTAVGDRVIICTYVQLQESQLATFKPIIALLNENNDYKLSP